Genomic DNA from Pseudorasbora parva isolate DD20220531a chromosome 17, ASM2467924v1, whole genome shotgun sequence:
CCCGCACATGTGGAGACAGTGGTTTTATTTCTCCCGGATGTTTGGCATTGTCTTCCTACCCGCTCAGAGTGGGAGGGGCTGTCCCGTGGACTCAAGGAGCAGCTGGCAGAGAAACTCTTGGCTGAACGGAAGGAGGCTGATGGAGAACAGGCACTGAACGCTAATCCCTCTCTTCTCATTTCCGCTTCTCACAGGCACAGGAATAGACAAACAAAACActcagaaaacacagaaagAAACAGACAAGTATCACAGGCATCATACAGATCCCACTTTTACCATCCCTTCCTCTCATCCCTGTCTCATCCCTGACCTTCCACCCCATTTCCTCCTGCTCTCCCCTCTGTCATGCAGTCTCACACACAGCGGAAGAGCTTAGATCCTACTTTATGACACCTGCATCAACTGGTAAAACAGCTTCCAGCTCTGACAATTACACGACTGATGGTCTGATTGAGATGACTCTAAATTTCCAACAAACATCCAACAACAAATCTGATCTGAAATTTGATGCATGAACCAATGAGAACAATTGAGAAATGAATGCTGGAATCTGGAGAGCCAGTTGTGTttatgatgtttgtgtgttttttagatTGTTTTGTTTCCTGTTCGAAATTCGGTATCTGCCGAACTCTCTGAGTTCTGTCTCTTGTCTGTCTctcttttaattttatttgcacTTTTCTCTGATTGGACTGTGTCTAGACCCTTTGTGGATGTGATTTTTCCAGGGAGATTGTTTACCCGAGGACAGTTCTGGTTAGGTGTTTAAGAAAACAGGCTAAAAGAGTATATGTGGGCCCAAAAACAGCAATTAACGTAGACGTAGGGTTTGGAGACCTCTGAGTGCATCTGTCCCATGTCCATCTCTTAAACCCACTGTCATTGATTTATCTTTTTGTATTCCACAGAACTGGCATTGATTGGCTGATGAGTGGGATATGGATCTGTTTCTGAAAGCTATAGAGCTTCCTAGCAGTGGAAATTTTTTTTACCCAATCATGAGCTCAGTAGGAGGAGACAATGAGAGACAGTTGTGACCTTGCTTCTTGCACGGATCAACTTTTGTTTCAGAAAACTCCTAGAGTCCAAGAGTGGTGTGTTAACACTCTGTTGtcttttctctctccctctctcattcaCATAACGTGCATAGGAGGAGGAGGATAAGGATGAAGATGATTCAAAAGAAGTCACTACGCCAACTCACTGGACGAAGCTTGATCCGAAATCCATGAAGGTGAGAATCTGCACAAGCGCGTATCTGCTACAGACCAAACTTTTTTTATTGTCTTTTCATCTTGTACGTCTATATTCTTTATAAAGGGTCTTTTTGTCCTTTATAGAAcccaaaaatattatttctaaATTGAGCTAGAAAGGCTTgtccttttttgttttgttttttacataacCAAGTTTTTATTGTAGTCACAGTCCTGAAGAACTCATTTTTGTGGCcattttattgaacaaaaatatacacATCTACACACAATATACAGTACCATTCAGAAGCCTGAGCTctgtatctttaaaaaaaaaaaggatgcatacaattaatcaaaagtgacagtaacagcgtttataatttttaataaaagatttatatttcaaataaatactgttcttttgagttttctattcatcaaaggattctaaaaaatgaatttaatttaaatgtaatctttCAAATAGaaaagctattttaaattgtaatacaaTCTTACAATATTGTTTTTTGATCCAAAAATTGGTGAATATAAAAGAAAGCttcacaaactcaaaacattGAATTGTAgtgtaattaataaataagtatGAAAATTTAATTTACCATCATGGAATGTTTAAGGGGATGATAAACCTGAACTTGCACACAGGTCAATGACTTGCGTAAGGAATTGGAGAGCCGTACACTGAGCTCTAAAGGGCTAAAGTCACAGCTGATCGCTCGCCTCACCAAACAACTGAAGGTGGAGGAGCAGGTGGAAGAGTCCAAGGAGCCTGAGAAACCTGAACCTCCTAGCGTGGAGGAGGATGAGTCCTGCAGACTGGAGGATGACCGAGAGGTGAGAGGAGACCAGGGGATCCTGTGCTTATTTAGCCTATCTAAATCAAACAAAtgcaaacacagaaaaatatttattttcaggaAGAGGAGCGAAAGCGACAGGAGGAGCAGGAACGTCAGCGCAGGGAGAGACGTTATGTTCTGCCAGATGAGCCTACCATTATCGTTCACCCCAACTGGGCTGCCAAGAATGGCAAATTTGACTGCAGCATCATGTCCTTAAGTGTGCTGCTGGACTACAGACTGGAGGATAATAAAGAGCACTCCTTTGAGGTGAGGATCACTGCAACATTGCTGCATattaataattacaaaaaaattattcacatAACCTATAAACTTGTAGTCTCGCTTGACTTCACATAATGTAATTACAATATTCTGCTTTCAGCTATACTTTAGTAAATCAGTGAAAGGAGGCACGTAACCTTCAGAAAAaattcaccaaaacaaacaattttttttacttgaaataAAAGAAACTGCTCCCGAGgagcaaaaacatttttgttattttagtacatcaagTTAAACTAAATGTAATGAGGAATCATTACATTTAGTTTAACTTGATGTaccaaaataactaaaaattaaaattattacacccagcaaaatgattaaaatatgaactaaaatatgaaaataaaaactcattcaaaatggtaataaaatgtataatcgAATCTCAATGATAGTAAAATAACTAGTAAAATGATGTTTTTGGCATCTGATTCAGGTGTCTTTGTTTGCTGAACTGTTCAACGAGATGCTTCAGCGAGACTTCGGCTACAGGATCTACAAAGCACTCGCTTCTCTTCCAGGCAAGGATGAGAGAAAAGATAAAAAAGAGAAAGCTAAAAAAGAGGCAGAGCGAAGGGACGTAAAGAAGGAGAAGGATGAAGAAAATGGAGAGCCGGTCACAAAGAGGATGAGAGAGGAGGATGAGAAGAGGAAGGTGGGAAAATTCTTCAGAAGAGTTCCTACAAACATGAAAAACTTGGAAATATCTGGAAATCTTAAAGCTGTTTCCTGGAAGAGTcatgtaaataattaaaatcttaaaaagtaatcatttttgtagTGAATATTGATCAGTTATTGTAGTTACGCTTGGCTCCAAACGTTCTTTCATTGGCTAGATTtttcataaaatgttttattttgcatcATGGACAACTGGAAAAGATGTGGAAATAATTCACAGATTGGTCAGTGTGTGGATCCTGTTTGTACTGAGTCTGTGATTTCATTTAGATATCCCTTAAATGCTCTGCCGTTGTGATTTGTTCAGATGAACTTCTTTATATGAACACAACAGTAAGCCCCTCAATTTGTGTCTCCCGGGTAAAGGATGAGGAGAAAGAGAGGGGTATTAAGAGAGAAGAATCcaaagatgatgatgataatgaagatggcagcagcaacaacaacgCTGATGAATATGACCCCTTGGAGGCAGACGAAGCAGATGACTATGATGACGATGGTAAAGGTCACACTGTGTcattagtaaatgcatcttcAAACACATTGTGTATTGCATGGATCTGTTCTAAAATTATGCAAAATCAAAGTGACATGAAATTAGTAATATGCTTAACCAATCCTTTGTGCTCCTCAGATAAAGATGACGAAGACTCCAACGGCAGGGACAGAAGAGATGACCGTCGGGATGACCGGAAATCCAAAGAGAGATCGTCTAAAGATAAAGTGACTGAGTCAACAACAGatctattataaaatatttctaattGTACTGGTATGCTTTAATGTTTCAATCTGTCTGTAGGATGAGAAGAAAAAGCAGATGGTGACGTTTAACAAGGATCTGTTGATGGCCTTTGTTTACTTCGACCAGAGTCACTGCGGCTACCTGCAGGAGAAGGACTTGGAGGAGATCATGTACACACTGGGCTTGCATCTTTCAAGAGCTCAGGTGCTTCTTCTGTGCAGTGTTTCACATTTAATTCTTACTTGGGAAGGTTTGAGGAGGGACTTTGTAAAATTTGATAAGTTCCAGTTCCAAGTTGATACTTTGTAAAGTTCCagttatttaataattattatgctTATAATATATTGCTTAAAATCTGCCTAACTTGCTGATTCATTTCTATGGGGAAAAGgaagaataaaaatatatatagtattatgcggtgtgacaggcagcagggcgagggaccgcgagagcgggccggtgattaatgttgacgagtgccagctgcgtggcacaccggtctcgtctcgcggccatgtgacgggagcataaaaggaggagcaagggctgcggaagacgagagaggaccaggcctggagtttatgtttaGTTCGAACTGTAGtacagttcgtagatgggaagaaAGGATAGCGGGAACCGccgaacgttcaacaacatttatttcaaaataaataaacaaaacgaaagtaaaaccgcggacagcccctcacggacgactgcccgcaaacacacaaaataaaacgtgggcagcccctcacggacgactgcccactaacacaaacaaacaaaacgtaaaacaaaactaaacataatggtcctctctcgtcttccgcagcccttgctcctccttttatgctcccgtcacatggccgcgagacaagaccggtgtgccacgcagctggcactcgtcaacattaatcaccggcccgctctcgcggtccctcgccctgctgcctgtcacaccacatatATACAGttgggcaaaaaagtatttagaatTTAAAAAAGTAGGCCACTCAGTGCCGCCATTCCCACCACGCGCTGCACTGGGTGGcacctttaggtgagtgtatatacactcacctaaatgattattaggaacacctgttcaatatCTCATTAATgccattatctaatcaaccaatcacatggcatttgccttaatgcatttaggggtgtggtcctggtcaagacaatctcctgaactccaaactgaatgtcagaatgggaaagaaaggtgatttaagcaattttgagcatggcatggttgttggtgccagatgggccggtctgagtatttcacaatctgctcagttattGGGATTtccacgcacaaccatttctagggtttacaaagagtggtgtgaaaagggaaaaacatccagtttgtggcagtcctgtgggcgaaaatgccttgttgatgctacaggtcagaggagaatgggccgactgattcaagctgataaaagagcaactttgactgaaaccactcgttacaaccaaggtatgcagcaaagcatttgtgaagccacaacacacacaaccttgaggcggatggtcTACATCAGCAGAAGACCCCAgagggtaccactcatctccaatacaaataggaaaaagaggctacaatttgcacgagctcaccaaaattgggcagttgaagactggaaaaatgttgcctggtctgatgagttgATTTCTGAGGAGACATTCAAGAtgatagagtcagaatttggcgtaaacagaatgagagcatggatccatcatgccttgttaccactgtgcaggctggtggtggtggtgtaatggtgtgggggatgttttcttggcacactttaggccccttagtgccaattggccatcatttaaatgccacggcctacctgagcattgtttctgaccatgtccatccctttatgaccaccatgtacccatcctctgatggctacttccagcaggataatgcaccatgtcacaaagctcgaatcatttcaaattggtttcttgaacatgacaatgagttcagaaatgccaaaatgcctgaagtccagtgtcaagtacccacagtcagtgatggtctgaggtgccatgtcagctgctggtgtcggtccactgtgctttatcaagggcagggtcaatgcagctagctatcaggagattttggagcactttatgcttccatctgctgaaaagctttatggagatgaagattttatttttcagcacgacctggcacgtgctcacagtgccaaaaccactggtaaatggtttactgaccatggtattactgtgctcaattggcctgccaactctcctgacctgaaccccatagagaatctgtgggatattgtgaagagaaagttgagagacgcaagacccaacactctggatgagcttacggccactatcgaagcatcctgggcctccataacacctcagcagtgacacaggctgatcgcctccatgccacgccgcattgaagcagtcatttctgcaaaaggattcctgaccaagtattgagtgcataactgaacataattatttgaaggttgactttttttgttttcatgagctgtatgccaaaatcatcagtattaaaacaataaaagacctgacatatttcagttggtgtgcaatgaatctaaaatatatgaaagtttaatttttatcattacattatggaaaataattaattttattacatacatacaggtccttctcaaaaaattagcattatatatatatatataaaatgctaatcctggtgggattgagctatgaataatacgtttactaatactttgttcaatttaaataatataagtttaagtaattgagtgattctgcatttcctatgcatgtttttttttattgcgcaATAAAGGTCTTAAATTctattcataatggtcttaaaaaggtcttaaaaagtcttaaatttgacttggtgaaacctgcagataccctgacttattattatcatcattattattattatcatcttGTTTATTCAATGTAACAATTATATtagttaaataatatttttgttttattgatgttgtttttaatattgttattaataataaaaacaagtgtTTTTAGTCATTGGTAACTCATTACAAAAATGTCttgtttgttaacattagttaatgttttAACTTGTAGTAAATAtgttgctcattgttagttaatttattcattgttaattttactttacttttcaGGTTCATATTAGTTTACAGGGCATTAATGTTATACTCAACTTTTGATCTTGACAAtctattagtaaatgttgagattaacattaggtaatattaataaattctATAGAAGTATTGTTCATGTTAACTAGCTAACATGAAACCTTATCGTAAGGTGGATATTTTGGGCACAATGTGTTACCTTAATTTTATTAGTTGCAACATATATAGAACATTTATTACCAGACTAACATACTGTTTCTTGTTTGTATTCTTTTTTAGGTGAAGAAATTGTTAAACAAACCAATGGTTAAAGAGTCCTGCCATTATCGCAAGCTGACAGACAGGCCTAAGGATGAGCCTAGCCCCACATTGACCTCTGATGCTCAAATAGACAACCTTTTAGGTGTGCAAAAAGAATGATGCCTGTAACTGACAAGCTTATTTGTAACACTAGAGCAGTTATCTTTTATGCTACAATAGACTGAAACCCTCTGTGTGTGCCCACAGGTAACCAAATCTTGTTGCCCGGTAAGAAGATCAAGCGGGAATCAGAGCAGAGTGGCGAGTCAGGAAGCCTGATCGACTACAAGGGAGCCATAGTGGATGTGGGAAGCATGATGCAGAAGCTGGAGAAGAGTGAGAAAACACGAGAGGAAATTGAGCAGAAGCTCATGCAGCAGGACATCAAAATGGGTAACAATCTCACTTGTCTCATTGGTATCTCAACTGtggcatttattaatgatttatattacataaatcattactattggtcaaccttTTACATCTCTCTGTGGGTTTTACAAATTTTTAACCaatgaaaagtattaaaaagagcTTGTAACTAAACCTTGTaactaggggtgggcgatatctcgatatttaaaatatatcgagatatttttttaactcaATATGGATTTTGACATATCgcatatatcgatatattgtttatatttaattctgattccgccactttgcaTGTTTGCCTTCTCTGGGCTGTGCGTGCGCCTCCCACCTcgttgcttttgttccccctcccctcgcatgttgtctcattgaacacggcggcggaattttttttatgtcaaaagcACTTTTTTCCTACATTAACTACCTaactctttgcacttcaataataaaaaaagactgatatttggcatatttgtttttgctgtagtttttagagggttatttttcctgtaaagatatcgagatatatatcgtatatcgagatatattttttgcttcatatcgcccagccctactcgTAACTCAATTGAATCCTCAAACTGTCGATAAATgctcaaattttcaaaaagtctcccttatcagacacactcaacacattacaagtaacatgAGTTATgtaatcaaattatttttttagtgacacattatttaaaatttacaacaaactatccacattacttttttttatgagTAATGCAAGTTGCTTGCTTTTCCCATTTATTAACTGACACTTATTCTCTTCCCATTTTGAGAGAAATCAAGAGTAAGTGCAGAGGTGTTATTGTAGTTAATATACTTTTCACTTAATTTACCACTGTCTTTGCTGCTAACCTTCAATGATCCAGTTGAACCATATGAAAACCCTCTTCTGTAGAAGTGTGAATTTCCTCCAGCCTGAGATgtattcatttttatatttattaaatatacaaGCAACCCCAGCCCATGTGAGAAAAAAGTAATACAAAAGTAACATTAGTTacgcaattagttacttttttatggAGTAACGCAACGTTAACACATTACTTTAAAAGTAACCTTACCCAACACTGTATATTAAAGTATTGGAGGAGTGAAGAAGAAAGTCTTAGCACTAGCACACTAGCAAAAAAGTCTAGCACAAACCGTCTTTTGGTtttaaaaactactgtcagaATTTACTGAAGACACACAGTGAAAAATGAGCACTGAAAAGTCACGGACAGGTTTATTTTTGCGGCTGACTtcattgaatgaatgaatgaggcatttatatagcgctttcaaatatactactgtacacccaaagcacttcacactcatgtcaggggtctctcctcatcCACCACCAGTGTGTAGCATCCACTTGGAtcatgcgacggcagccacagtacaacggtgccagtgcgctcaccacacaccagcgaaaggtggagaggagagagggtgatagagccaattcagtggatggggattattaggaggccatgattggtaagggccaatcaagggaatttggccaggacaccggggttacacccctactcttttacgagaagtgccatgggatttttaatgaccacagagagtcaggaccttggtttaacgtctcatccgaaagacggtgctctttgacagtatagtgtccccatcactatactggggtgttaggacccacacagaccacagggtgagcgccccctgctggcctcactaacacctctaccagcagctacctggttttcccagttggtctcccatccaggtactgaccaggctcagccctgcttagcttcagtgggaaaccagtcttgggctacagggtgatatggctgctggcatttgcatattgcatattgcatattgcatattgcatattgcatatgcatttgtaggagtttcgcTTTCAGACTcaatttatgggaggagagtatttatataaatcatgcaaggtgatttactaaggtttacACTAGTCAAGTTGTATTTGCATCATTATTTGACGCCCAAAAAGAGCATTTCTGTAAAGTATTGTTTTTGGCGATACAAGGTTTCCGCCCGActttgacaacaacaacaaaaaaagttatttggTGGAAATTATACAGCCATAATTTTAAATTGATAGACAATACATTTTTGTAACCTCAATACCAATAAATGTGCTAAtcgaaatgttttgttttgtagaggAGGATTCAAAACACATGTCAGAGATAGAAGCAGCTAACCGCAGCCTTCAGAGGGAGCTGGACGAAGTGAAGAACAATCTCAGAGAGACGGAGAACAACCTGAGAGCCTCAGACCAGCAGAAAGGCAGTTATAAACAACAGCTCCACAGCACAGTGTCCAACCTCGACAACATCATGAAGGAGATACAGGGGGTTTTATCAAACGTACGAACCTTTATTTGCTGTGTGAATATTGAAATGGAGAGCAGGACTATTTAAACTGTACTGTAtactatttttaaataaataacatattttttttttttatgcaggGTGACCCTTCAGAAGACGGTGACCAAAAAACTCAAGCTAATGGCTCAGATGAGTGAACTTTCCTCGTCAGCTCATCCACATCTGATCTTGCTTCGAATATGTAAATAAGCTTAACTAACACAATATTAAAGCTAAtttaattttagatttttttgttgttgttggtttctgtgtaaaaagttttaaagaCAGTGGAGGTGAACGCTCCTTTTGctcataatttaaaaatactactttGACAAAGTAATTTGATCAGAATCCaatgattacattttaacaaGCTCATGTTAAATAATGTGTTTGAATTATGTAAAAGTTTTTGTTTACTTGTTAATTCACTTAAGCTTTTTGGCCTTTTTCCAACAGTTGCTAGTAATAATAACATGTTTTGCTTTATCGCAATATTTCCTTTTTGAAATAATACATAACTTGTGCCAGTACGTGAATTATTAGCAGAGTTTATTTAGCAATAAAAgtgttatttatgtttaaatcaAATTGCAAATAGGATTTTATTGGGATCCACAAGGAGCTGCTTTTTGATTCCTTTTCATTGTTTCCATGACAAACAGTGATCGATAAATatgttttgttaaatatttcttttgtttgttttggtcaCATCTGCGCATGCACCTAAGTTAGCGCATGCATATCAGCTTAATTCCTGAATAATATTCTTTCAGgcttatttttgttattttatttgatcttGATGCTTTGTTCTGCGATCTCTGTGTAATCCTACCAGGGTAGCTTTGTGTGAATGGGGCCACGTTCTTTGTCGTTGCAAACAAAACCAAGGCAGTTAccctgttaaaggtgcactgacTGAGGTTGTGTCCATTCTGGGTCCTGGGTACTTCATATCAGAGTGATTGTGATGTGTCAGAATAGTGCGAGTCGGATACTGTGTGTTTTTCCAGTAGTGTGTTATCCTGGAATTGTTTGGAAGGCAGtgaatttttttagttttttatgtttttcctGTTGTTGGCCCACTACGGAGCAGAATGATTACAGTGGGTGGTTTCTGCTGAGTGGAAATGAGCCCAAAGCAACCAAGTGCATATTATTTTTCTATTCTGGATGTACTCTATGGTTGTCCcggtaaatgaaaataaataaagtgcttGATTTTAACATTTCACTCTGTTACATTTCTCCATTTGTTTTGGATTTACATGGGTTTTGGGAACTTTGCAATGCCATTTTTTTCCCTGTAGATGGCAACATTTGTATTATC
This window encodes:
- the ccar1 gene encoding cell division cycle and apoptosis regulator protein 1 isoform X3, with translation MAQFGGQKNPPWAAQFAATAVSQPGHSGQSLDLNSLHSLGVQQPSLLGASPMYTQQSALAAASLNSQSAANYQLSQQTAALQQQAAAAAAAALQQSQINSALQQYQQQQQQQQQQQPPQGPPPQPPPQQTLYNVPHQLPQPQQALLSQPPVALPTSLSLSNPQQTAQITVSYPTPRSSHQQQTQPQKQRVFTGVVSKLHDTFGFVDEDVFFQLSAVKGKTPQVGDRVLVEAVYNPNMPFKWNAQRIQTLPQLPNQTSQPPGPNMMKPGPTMMQSLPPPTTFSVPAQGPPPSLLQAQLSAASLAPLLQNPPQPLLPQPPPKDSVFSGGLLQPPVRMMPQPQQVRRMDPSPRFPSRNDRPELILRKDDRSRERDRERRRSRERSPTRKRSRDRSPRRERSPRRPRRVVPRYTVQFSKFSLDGYNCDVMELRRRYQSLYIPSDFFDAVFTWVDAFPLTRPFNFGNYCNFHIMHKEVDSLVKNTAVLDPPDANHTYSAKVMLLANPSLDELYHKSCALAEDPAELRDSFQHPARLIKFLVGMRGKDEAMAIGGHWSPSLDGADPENDASVLIKTAIRCCKALTGIDLSLCTQWYRFAEIRYHRPEETHKGRTVPAHVETVVLFLPDVWHCLPTRSEWEGLSRGLKEQLAEKLLAERKEADGEQEEEDKDEDDSKEVTTPTHWTKLDPKSMKVNDLRKELESRTLSSKGLKSQLIARLTKQLKVEEQVEESKEPEKPEPPSVEEDESCRLEDDREEEERKRQEEQERQRRERRYVLPDEPTIIVHPNWAAKNGKFDCSIMSLSVLLDYRLEDNKEHSFEVSLFAELFNEMLQRDFGYRIYKALASLPGKDERKDKKEKAKKEAERRDVKKEKDEENGEPVTKRMREEDEKRKVGKFFRRVPTNMKNLEISGNLKAVSWKSHDEEKERGIKREESKDDDDNEDGSSNNNADEYDPLEADEADDYDDDDKDDEDSNGRDRRDDRRDDRKSKERSSKDKDEKKKQMVTFNKDLLMAFVYFDQSHCGYLQEKDLEEIMYTLGLHLSRAQVKKLLNKPMVKESCHYRKLTDRPKDEPSPTLTSDAQIDNLLGNQILLPGKKIKRESEQSGESGSLIDYKGAIVDVGSMMQKLEKSEKTREEIEQKLMQQDIKMEEDSKHMSEIEAANRSLQRELDEVKNNLRETENNLRASDQQKGSYKQQLHSTVSNLDNIMKEIQGVLSNGDPSEDGDQKTQANGSDE